A stretch of Arthrobacter sunyaminii DNA encodes these proteins:
- the eno gene encoding phosphopyruvate hydratase yields the protein MAIIDAIHAREILDSRGNPTVEVEVLLDDDTFGRAAVPSGASTGAFEANERRDGEKTRYQGKGVLQAVEAVIEQIQPALLGFDAADQRAIDQAMIDLDGTENKSGLGANAILGVSLAVARAAAESAALPLYRYLGGPNAHILPVPLMNILNGGSHADSDVDIQEFMIVPLGAQTYSEGLRWGVEVYHNLKSVLKEKNLSTGLGDEGGFAPNLPSNRAALDLILEAITRAGYTPGTDIALALDVASSEFFKDGAYLFEGQNRSAEEMSAYYEELVRDYPLVSIEDPLDENDWDGWVALTARLGDKVQLVGDDLFVTNPTRLETGIKMNAANSLLVKVNQIGTLTETLDAITMAQRAGYTTITSHRSGETEDTTIADICVATNAGQIKTGAPARSERVAKYNQLLRIEEELDDAARYAGRSAFPRFTAE from the coding sequence ATGGCAATCATTGATGCCATTCACGCCCGCGAAATCCTGGATTCCCGCGGAAACCCCACCGTTGAGGTAGAGGTTCTGCTGGATGATGACACGTTTGGCCGCGCAGCGGTTCCCTCCGGAGCTTCCACCGGAGCCTTCGAAGCCAATGAGCGCCGCGACGGCGAAAAGACCCGTTACCAGGGCAAGGGTGTCCTGCAGGCCGTTGAAGCGGTCATCGAGCAGATCCAGCCCGCACTGCTGGGCTTCGACGCCGCCGACCAGCGCGCGATCGACCAGGCCATGATTGACCTGGACGGCACCGAGAACAAGTCCGGCCTGGGCGCCAATGCCATCCTCGGCGTTTCCCTGGCCGTAGCCCGTGCCGCAGCCGAATCCGCCGCCCTGCCCCTGTACCGCTACCTCGGCGGACCCAACGCGCACATCCTGCCCGTGCCGCTGATGAACATCCTCAACGGCGGCTCGCACGCGGACTCCGACGTCGACATCCAGGAATTCATGATTGTTCCCCTGGGCGCCCAGACCTACTCCGAGGGCCTGCGCTGGGGTGTTGAGGTTTACCACAACCTCAAGTCCGTGCTGAAGGAAAAGAACCTTTCCACCGGTCTGGGTGACGAAGGCGGCTTCGCTCCGAACCTGCCCTCCAACCGTGCAGCCCTGGATCTGATCCTCGAGGCCATCACCCGCGCCGGCTACACGCCGGGCACCGACATCGCCCTGGCCCTGGACGTTGCCTCCTCGGAGTTCTTCAAGGACGGCGCGTACCTCTTCGAGGGACAGAACCGCAGCGCCGAGGAAATGTCCGCGTACTACGAGGAACTGGTCCGCGACTACCCGCTGGTTTCCATCGAAGATCCGCTGGACGAAAACGACTGGGATGGCTGGGTTGCCCTGACCGCGCGCCTGGGCGACAAGGTGCAGCTCGTTGGCGACGACCTCTTCGTCACCAACCCCACCCGCCTGGAGACCGGCATCAAGATGAACGCCGCCAACTCCCTGCTGGTCAAGGTCAACCAGATCGGTACGCTCACCGAAACCCTGGACGCCATCACCATGGCCCAGCGTGCCGGTTACACCACCATCACCTCGCACCGCTCCGGCGAAACCGAGGACACCACCATCGCTGACATCTGCGTGGCCACCAACGCAGGCCAGATCAAGACGGGCGCCCCCGCCCGTTCCGAGCGCGTAGCCAAGTACAACCAGCTGCTGCGCATCGAAGAAGAGCTCGACGACGCCGCCCGTTACGCAGGACGCAGCGCGTTCCCGCGTTTCACGGCAGAGTAA
- a CDS encoding FtsB family cell division protein: MPTRRPKVPKASGGDGSSTGGRTSRSAQKPARKRNAAADPDIISATKPVEGASDAGIGVSRSRAESAPSSKASAKAPSVKAASAKTSAPKNTKSRAETAKKPTGPGTARSVDDAAAPGKAAAAAGRLRRRSRILSEDSGTTGSPAESSDELRPVPAKAFSGRLLVLAMVTLVVTVLLAPSVNTYLHQRSDIAALEAEIAEQKETSGALQAQLQRWEDPSYIKQQARERIFLVMPGETRYLVKGEQGVEDVEQEAQEQVEDLRWVDALWDSVKRAANAP; the protein is encoded by the coding sequence ATGCCCACCCGACGTCCGAAAGTCCCCAAGGCATCCGGCGGGGACGGCTCCAGCACCGGGGGGCGCACCAGCCGAAGTGCACAAAAGCCAGCCCGTAAGCGGAACGCCGCTGCGGATCCGGACATCATCAGCGCCACAAAACCGGTGGAGGGCGCCTCGGACGCTGGCATAGGGGTGTCCCGGTCTCGGGCGGAATCAGCGCCGTCATCCAAAGCGTCCGCCAAAGCCCCGTCCGTCAAAGCCGCGTCCGCTAAAACCTCAGCTCCGAAAAACACCAAATCCCGGGCTGAAACCGCCAAAAAGCCAACCGGCCCGGGAACTGCACGTTCCGTCGACGATGCAGCGGCGCCCGGCAAAGCGGCTGCCGCTGCCGGCAGGCTGCGGCGGCGTTCCCGGATCCTGTCCGAAGACAGCGGCACCACAGGATCCCCGGCGGAGTCCTCGGATGAGCTGCGTCCGGTTCCGGCGAAGGCCTTCTCCGGCCGGCTGCTGGTCCTGGCCATGGTCACGCTGGTGGTCACGGTCCTGCTGGCGCCGTCGGTGAACACCTACCTGCACCAGCGCTCGGACATCGCGGCGCTGGAAGCCGAGATCGCCGAGCAGAAGGAAACCTCGGGCGCCCTTCAAGCCCAGCTCCAGCGCTGGGAGGACCCCAGCTACATCAAGCAGCAGGCCCGGGAACGGATTTTCCTGGTCATGCCGGGGGAGACCCGGTATCTGGTCAAGGGCGAGCAGGGCGTGGAGGACGTGGAGCAGGAAGCCCAGGAACAGGTGGAGGACCTGCGGTGGGTTGATGCACTGTGGGACTCCGTCAAAAGAGCAGCCAACGCGCCCTAA
- a CDS encoding DUF501 domain-containing protein, whose product MTQEQLTPTSEDLETLSRQLGRPARDVVEIGARCVCGNPLVATTAPRLSNGIPFPTTYYLAHPVITAAVSRLEASGLMTEMTERLEQDPELAARYRKAHEAYLQVRNEIGARTGVGPVPEIDGVSAGGMPTRVKCLHVLVGHSLAAGPGVNPLGDEALERISEWWTADRCYCEGAWDTTGAAPSRDLSRHTKTQGLSPQELDAKRAARREAVEAAANAEHQGDAVQEQSSAPQQPDTEAGAADTVRPAVRVAAVDCGTNSIRLLIADVTQDEGAAKLTDVVRLMRVNRLGQGVDATGRLAPEALQRTFEAADEYAALIREHGAERIRFVATSASRDAENRGEFVAGIRERLGVEPEVISGDEEAALSFAGATSVLGAGNGAKTLVVDLGGGSTEFVLGTSDRVLAAKSTDMGCVRFTERHLTSNPPTDAQIALARGDVLDMIAQVLSTVPLAEADRLVGVAGTITTVTAHALRLPEYSAEAIHGTELDISRIDQAARELLHMDREARAALPYMHPGRVDVIGAGALIWQTIVDRVSELTDGKVSSAITSEHDILDGIALSAAR is encoded by the coding sequence ATGACCCAGGAGCAGCTCACCCCCACCTCCGAAGACTTGGAGACCCTGAGCCGGCAGCTCGGCAGGCCGGCACGCGACGTCGTCGAAATCGGTGCCCGCTGTGTCTGCGGGAATCCCCTCGTTGCCACCACGGCTCCGCGCCTGAGCAACGGCATTCCTTTCCCCACTACCTACTACTTGGCGCACCCGGTCATCACGGCAGCCGTTTCCCGGCTTGAAGCCTCCGGTCTCATGACCGAAATGACCGAGCGGCTGGAGCAGGATCCGGAGCTCGCAGCCCGTTACCGGAAGGCGCATGAGGCGTATCTTCAGGTGCGCAATGAAATTGGTGCCCGCACCGGCGTTGGTCCCGTTCCCGAGATCGACGGCGTCTCCGCCGGCGGCATGCCCACCCGGGTTAAATGCCTGCATGTGCTGGTTGGCCACTCGCTGGCCGCAGGCCCCGGGGTGAACCCGCTGGGCGACGAAGCGCTGGAGCGCATCTCTGAATGGTGGACCGCGGATCGCTGCTATTGTGAGGGCGCGTGGGACACCACGGGTGCGGCGCCCAGCCGTGACCTGAGCCGGCACACCAAAACCCAGGGGCTGTCCCCTCAGGAGCTGGATGCCAAGCGTGCCGCCCGACGCGAGGCCGTCGAGGCCGCAGCCAACGCCGAACATCAGGGGGATGCCGTGCAGGAACAAAGCAGCGCACCACAGCAGCCGGACACCGAAGCCGGCGCAGCGGACACCGTGCGGCCGGCCGTGAGGGTTGCCGCCGTTGACTGCGGAACAAACTCCATCCGCCTGCTGATCGCCGACGTGACTCAGGACGAAGGCGCAGCCAAGCTGACCGACGTCGTCCGCCTGATGCGGGTCAACCGCCTGGGACAGGGCGTGGACGCCACCGGACGGCTGGCGCCTGAGGCACTGCAGCGCACCTTCGAGGCAGCGGATGAATACGCTGCCCTCATCCGCGAGCACGGTGCCGAACGCATCAGGTTCGTGGCCACCTCCGCCAGCCGCGACGCAGAGAACCGCGGGGAATTCGTGGCGGGAATCCGCGAACGGCTGGGTGTGGAGCCCGAGGTCATCAGCGGAGACGAAGAGGCCGCACTTTCCTTCGCCGGGGCCACCAGTGTCCTGGGCGCCGGCAATGGTGCCAAAACGCTGGTGGTGGACCTTGGCGGCGGCAGCACCGAATTTGTCCTCGGCACCTCGGACCGTGTGCTGGCGGCTAAGAGCACCGACATGGGATGCGTGCGGTTCACCGAACGCCATCTCACCTCCAATCCGCCCACCGACGCCCAGATTGCGCTGGCGCGCGGAGACGTCCTGGACATGATTGCCCAGGTGCTCTCCACTGTTCCGCTGGCCGAGGCCGACCGGCTGGTGGGTGTTGCCGGCACCATCACCACGGTGACAGCGCACGCCCTCCGCCTGCCGGAATACTCCGCCGAGGCGATTCACGGCACCGAACTGGACATTTCCCGCATCGACCAGGCTGCCCGGGAGCTGCTGCACATGGACCGGGAAGCACGGGCGGCGCTGCCGTACATGCACCCGGGCCGGGTGGACGTGATCGGTGCCGGTGCACTGATCTGGCAGACCATTGTGGACCGCGTGTCAGAACTGACGGATGGAAAGGTCTCCTCGGCGATCACCAGCGAGCACGACATCCTGGACGGCATAGCCCTGAGCGCCGCGCGGTGA
- a CDS encoding S8 family serine peptidase has translation MTTASAVLGLRQRKGRGGILVAALVALTLVPAAPASADEWRDKQYWLADYGFDEAWAVSQGEGVKVAVIDTGIDPTHPDLIGAVTGGTDVSGAGDPSGSSGLGDNPSHGTLVATLLAGRGHAPDEPPATSAPKKDGDKDEKKEPAPAKEKKNSEGIIGVAPKAELLAVSAWIGPDNPAGIPIEDQIPAAIRWSVDNGAKVINMSLGSSSTSWPESWDDAFLYAEQQDVVVVVAAGNRGVGIVQVGAPATIPGVLTVAGVDRNGEASWDSSSEGISIGVAAPAENLVGGLPGGPARYAGWSGTSGAAPLVAGTAALIRSAYPELSAAEVINRIISTARDAGAPGQDTLYGYGILDAGAALTSDVPSVTANPLGNIADWIRIHRRDASTAPAVDAPVAVEPTAPNLPEPTVPEALAPGTKTDLLPGTLVLGFAGLTLAVAAAGTVAVVRARRREAECPASEDMDTGELESSKLS, from the coding sequence GTGACCACAGCGTCGGCGGTTTTGGGGCTGCGGCAGCGGAAGGGGCGGGGTGGAATCCTGGTGGCGGCGCTGGTGGCGCTGACCCTCGTTCCGGCTGCCCCGGCCTCTGCTGACGAATGGCGGGACAAACAGTACTGGCTGGCGGACTATGGCTTCGACGAAGCCTGGGCCGTGAGCCAGGGCGAGGGCGTGAAGGTGGCGGTCATCGACACCGGAATTGATCCCACCCACCCGGACCTTATTGGTGCAGTTACCGGGGGAACCGACGTTTCCGGTGCCGGAGACCCGTCCGGAAGCAGCGGGCTGGGCGACAATCCCTCGCACGGGACGCTGGTGGCAACACTGCTGGCCGGACGGGGCCATGCTCCCGACGAGCCGCCGGCAACCTCCGCACCGAAGAAGGACGGGGACAAGGACGAGAAGAAGGAGCCGGCGCCCGCCAAGGAGAAGAAGAACTCCGAAGGCATCATCGGCGTGGCGCCCAAGGCTGAGCTGCTGGCGGTATCGGCCTGGATCGGACCGGACAATCCGGCCGGAATTCCTATTGAGGACCAGATTCCGGCCGCCATCCGGTGGTCCGTGGACAACGGCGCAAAAGTCATCAACATGTCCCTGGGCAGCAGCTCCACCTCCTGGCCGGAAAGCTGGGACGACGCCTTCCTCTACGCCGAGCAGCAGGACGTGGTGGTGGTTGTCGCCGCCGGCAACCGCGGTGTGGGCATAGTCCAGGTGGGCGCTCCCGCCACCATCCCCGGTGTGCTGACAGTGGCCGGGGTTGACCGCAACGGTGAGGCAAGCTGGGATTCGTCCTCCGAGGGGATCAGCATCGGGGTTGCGGCTCCGGCGGAGAACCTGGTGGGCGGCCTGCCGGGCGGTCCTGCCCGGTATGCGGGCTGGAGCGGAACCTCCGGTGCAGCGCCTCTCGTGGCGGGCACCGCGGCGCTGATCCGTTCCGCGTACCCCGAACTGAGTGCGGCAGAGGTCATTAACCGCATCATCAGCACAGCACGTGACGCCGGGGCCCCGGGACAGGACACCCTGTACGGCTACGGCATCCTGGATGCAGGGGCGGCGCTGACCTCCGATGTTCCGTCCGTCACCGCCAACCCGCTGGGCAACATCGCTGACTGGATCCGCATTCATCGCCGGGACGCTTCCACGGCTCCGGCAGTGGACGCTCCGGTTGCCGTGGAACCGACGGCACCGAACCTGCCCGAACCCACCGTGCCGGAAGCTCTGGCGCCCGGAACGAAGACCGATTTACTGCCCGGAACCCTTGTCCTGGGCTTCGCTGGACTAACGCTGGCCGTGGCGGCGGCGGGCACGGTGGCCGTTGTCCGGGCACGTCGCCGGGAGGCGGAATGCCCCGCTTCGGAGGACATGGACACCGGGGAGCTGGAGTCTTCCAAACTCTCGTGA
- a CDS encoding NAD(P)/FAD-dependent oxidoreductase, whose protein sequence is MASTTQFSDRPRVLVVGGGYVGLYVAKNLQNKVKAEGGIVTVVDPLPYMTYQPFLPEVAAGTIEARDAVVSHRMHLKNTELITGKVISINHAARTAMVEPADGGEPFELPYQDVVLAAGSITRTFPIPGLAEAGIGMKSIEEAVATRNHVLERIETASLMPAGPERERALTFVVVGGGFAGIETLTELEDMARDAARLNDRLKREDLRFVLIEAMGRVMPEVKPDQAEWVVSSMRERGIEVLLNTSLASAEDGVLKLINMADKSPAGEFGTDTLIWTAGVQANPMVRATDFPIDERGRVRANAELRITGDDGPLEGAWAAGDVSAVPDLSGGGVGGFCVPNAQHAVRQAKLLAKNIVAARYGEGSIEEYNHKSLGAVAGLGQYKGVANIMGFGMKGFPAWLAHRGYHGMAMPMFERKFRVISGWVLNVAFRRDLTDLRNLKNPRSTFKAAATPPKKKEMAGK, encoded by the coding sequence ATGGCATCTACAACACAGTTTTCAGACCGTCCGCGCGTCCTGGTGGTAGGCGGTGGCTACGTAGGTCTCTATGTAGCCAAGAACCTCCAGAATAAGGTCAAGGCTGAGGGTGGCATCGTCACCGTTGTGGACCCGCTGCCGTACATGACGTACCAGCCGTTCCTCCCCGAGGTTGCAGCTGGCACCATTGAGGCCCGCGACGCTGTTGTATCCCACCGCATGCACCTGAAGAACACCGAACTGATCACCGGCAAGGTTATTTCCATCAACCACGCCGCCCGCACGGCCATGGTTGAGCCGGCCGACGGCGGAGAGCCGTTCGAGCTTCCCTACCAGGACGTTGTCCTGGCCGCAGGCTCGATCACCCGCACCTTCCCGATTCCGGGCCTCGCCGAGGCCGGCATCGGTATGAAGAGCATTGAAGAAGCCGTCGCCACCCGCAACCACGTGCTGGAGCGGATCGAAACCGCTTCCCTGATGCCCGCCGGACCGGAGCGCGAGCGCGCCCTGACGTTCGTCGTCGTCGGCGGCGGCTTTGCCGGCATCGAAACCCTCACCGAACTTGAGGACATGGCCCGCGACGCCGCACGGCTCAATGACCGGCTGAAGCGTGAAGACCTCCGCTTTGTGCTGATCGAAGCCATGGGCCGCGTCATGCCCGAGGTCAAGCCCGACCAGGCTGAGTGGGTTGTCTCCAGCATGCGCGAGCGCGGCATCGAGGTGCTGCTGAACACCTCGCTGGCCTCCGCCGAGGACGGCGTCCTGAAGCTCATCAACATGGCGGACAAGTCCCCGGCCGGTGAATTCGGTACCGACACCCTGATCTGGACCGCCGGCGTGCAGGCCAACCCGATGGTCCGCGCCACCGACTTCCCGATCGACGAGCGCGGCCGCGTCCGTGCCAACGCTGAACTGCGCATCACCGGCGACGACGGCCCCCTTGAAGGTGCCTGGGCTGCCGGCGACGTCTCCGCTGTTCCGGACCTCTCCGGCGGCGGCGTGGGCGGCTTCTGCGTTCCGAACGCCCAGCACGCGGTGCGTCAGGCCAAGCTGCTTGCCAAGAACATCGTGGCCGCACGCTACGGCGAGGGCAGCATCGAAGAGTACAACCACAAGAGCCTCGGCGCCGTTGCAGGCCTGGGCCAGTACAAGGGCGTCGCCAACATCATGGGCTTCGGCATGAAGGGCTTCCCGGCCTGGCTGGCCCACCGCGGCTACCACGGCATGGCCATGCCCATGTTCGAGCGCAAGTTCCGCGTCATCTCCGGTTGGGTGCTGAATGTAGCGTTCCGCCGCGACCTCACCGATCTGCGCAATCTGAAGAACCCGCGTTCCACCTTCAAGGCTGCCGCTACGCCGCCGAAGAAGAAGGAAATGGCCGGCAAGTAG
- a CDS encoding ABC transporter substrate-binding protein: MTALRTTGRPGLEGYSRAAKIAALGLGFALFASGCSGGDSGTESNESAAPSSSSADAAAAGAVTCPENEGGKGTDPGEKGDPTAVPASTGTTDVPLKIGTLLPTTGELAFLGPPEIAGTNLAVEEINAAGGVLGKPVEIIHRDSGDTQTDIATQSVTNLLSQGVSAIIGAASSGVSKTVIGQITGAGVIQFSPANTSPDFTTWDDNGLYWRTAPSDVLQGRTLGNYIMSCGAQTVGMIVLNDAYGTGLASNIRSSVESAGGQIIAEEMFNEGDSQFSSQVDAVAASDPDAIVVISFQQATSIVPLLTAKGVDPTQLFFVDGNTSDFSDDLDAGTLEGAQGTIPGPFASDNFKESLLAIDPSLKDWSYAGESYDAVTMTALAAEAAGSTDGAAIAAELQGVSAEGEKCFDYAGCVTILRGGGDIDYDGYSGPVTFDENGDPTEAFIGIYQFDADNKPVPSRSEEGKL; the protein is encoded by the coding sequence ATGACTGCACTACGCACCACGGGCCGCCCCGGCCTGGAAGGTTACAGCCGGGCGGCCAAGATCGCGGCGCTGGGGCTCGGTTTTGCGCTGTTCGCTTCCGGCTGCAGCGGGGGAGACTCGGGAACCGAGTCGAATGAATCGGCAGCGCCGTCGTCCTCCTCCGCTGACGCCGCTGCGGCAGGAGCCGTGACCTGCCCGGAAAACGAAGGCGGCAAGGGCACGGATCCGGGGGAGAAGGGCGATCCCACCGCGGTTCCGGCCAGCACCGGGACCACCGACGTCCCGCTGAAAATCGGCACCCTGCTGCCCACCACCGGTGAGCTCGCGTTCCTCGGTCCGCCCGAGATAGCGGGCACCAACCTTGCCGTCGAGGAGATCAATGCGGCAGGAGGCGTCCTCGGCAAGCCGGTGGAAATCATTCACCGCGACTCCGGCGACACCCAGACCGACATTGCCACCCAGTCCGTGACCAACCTGCTCAGCCAGGGCGTCAGCGCGATCATCGGTGCTGCGTCCTCCGGGGTGTCCAAGACCGTCATCGGCCAGATCACCGGCGCCGGCGTCATTCAGTTCTCGCCGGCCAATACGTCCCCTGATTTCACGACCTGGGATGACAACGGCCTGTACTGGCGCACCGCGCCCTCGGACGTCCTGCAGGGGCGCACCCTCGGCAACTACATCATGAGCTGCGGCGCGCAGACCGTGGGCATGATTGTCCTCAATGATGCGTACGGCACCGGGCTGGCCAGCAACATCCGCAGCTCGGTGGAGTCCGCGGGTGGCCAGATCATCGCCGAAGAGATGTTCAACGAAGGTGACTCTCAGTTCAGCAGCCAGGTTGACGCCGTCGCTGCCTCTGATCCGGACGCCATCGTGGTCATCAGCTTCCAGCAGGCAACGAGCATCGTTCCCCTCCTGACGGCCAAGGGCGTTGACCCCACGCAGCTGTTTTTCGTGGACGGCAACACCTCGGACTTCAGCGATGACCTCGATGCGGGAACCCTCGAAGGCGCCCAGGGAACCATTCCGGGGCCGTTCGCCTCGGACAACTTCAAGGAATCCCTGCTGGCGATTGATCCGAGCCTGAAGGACTGGTCCTACGCCGGCGAGAGCTACGACGCCGTCACCATGACGGCACTGGCCGCAGAAGCTGCGGGCAGCACCGACGGCGCTGCCATTGCAGCCGAGCTGCAGGGCGTCTCCGCCGAAGGCGAGAAGTGCTTCGACTACGCCGGTTGCGTCACCATCCTGCGGGGCGGCGGCGACATCGACTACGACGGCTACTCCGGACCGGTGACCTTCGATGAGAATGGTGACCCGACCGAAGCGTTCATCGGTATCTACCAGTTCGACGCCGACAACAAGCCGGTGCCGAGCCGTTCAGAAGAGGGCAAGCTCTAA
- a CDS encoding ABC transporter ATP-binding protein produces the protein MSAEEFDGDSVVKVTDLVAGYIPGVNILNGCSIEARRGELIGIIGPNGAGKSTLLKAMFGLVKVHSGTVVVRGQDITGLKANKLVSRGVGFVPQNNNVFPSLTIEENLQMGLYQAPKRFAERFDFVSTLFPELRQRRAQRAGSLSGGERQMVAMGRALMMEPAVLLLDEPSAGLSPVKQDEAFLRVHEINRAGVSVIMVEQNARRCLQICDRAYVLDQGKDAYTGTGRELMKDPKVIQLYLGTLADTA, from the coding sequence ATGAGCGCCGAGGAATTCGACGGCGATTCCGTCGTCAAGGTAACCGATCTGGTGGCCGGCTACATCCCGGGCGTGAATATCCTGAACGGATGCAGCATCGAGGCCCGCCGCGGCGAGCTGATCGGGATCATCGGGCCCAACGGTGCCGGCAAGTCAACACTGCTCAAGGCCATGTTCGGCCTGGTCAAGGTGCACTCGGGAACGGTTGTGGTCCGCGGTCAGGACATCACCGGGCTGAAGGCCAACAAGCTGGTCAGCCGGGGCGTGGGATTCGTGCCGCAGAACAACAACGTCTTCCCGTCCCTGACCATTGAAGAGAATCTGCAGATGGGCCTGTACCAGGCACCGAAACGCTTCGCAGAGCGGTTTGATTTTGTCTCGACGCTGTTCCCGGAACTGCGTCAGCGGCGGGCGCAGCGCGCGGGCTCGCTCTCCGGCGGTGAACGCCAGATGGTAGCCATGGGCCGGGCGCTGATGATGGAGCCGGCCGTGCTGCTGCTGGACGAACCGTCCGCGGGTTTGTCCCCCGTCAAGCAGGACGAAGCGTTTTTGCGGGTTCATGAAATCAACCGCGCCGGGGTTTCGGTGATCATGGTGGAACAGAACGCACGCCGGTGCCTGCAGATCTGCGACCGCGCCTACGTCCTGGACCAGGGCAAGGACGCCTACACAGGGACCGGCCGGGAGCTCATGAAGGATCCCAAGGTCATCCAGCTTTACCTCGGAACCCTCGCCGACACCGCCTGA
- a CDS encoding ABC transporter ATP-binding protein produces MADSRPIAEGAVEPGCRKRDPILVARNVTRTYGGINAVDVAHVEIPRHKITALIGPNGAGKTTLFNLLTGFDTPQSGDWQFEGRDLAGVSAYKVARLGMVRTFQLTKVMGKLTVIENMRLGAASQPGESLWRAFLPPLWRGREREITQQADVLLAKFKLDAKRSDYAASLSGGQRKLLEMARALMVKPKLVMLDEPMAGVNPALTQSLLDHIKNLKAEGMTVLFVEHDMHMVRHIADWVIVMAEGKVVAEGPPDVVMKDQAVIDAYLGAHHDVDLGDSEGFEKLEAELEHDPESSVGTEPDGVVGRRIDERKGQA; encoded by the coding sequence ATGGCGGACAGCCGTCCCATCGCCGAGGGCGCCGTGGAACCGGGGTGCCGCAAGCGCGATCCCATCCTGGTGGCACGCAACGTCACACGGACCTACGGCGGAATCAATGCCGTGGACGTGGCGCATGTGGAGATTCCGCGGCACAAGATCACCGCCCTGATCGGTCCCAATGGTGCCGGAAAGACGACGCTGTTCAACCTGCTCACCGGGTTCGACACTCCGCAGTCCGGCGACTGGCAGTTCGAGGGCCGGGACCTGGCCGGAGTCTCCGCTTATAAGGTGGCACGGCTGGGGATGGTCCGCACCTTCCAGCTGACCAAGGTCATGGGCAAGCTCACCGTTATTGAGAACATGCGCCTGGGCGCCGCGTCCCAGCCGGGCGAGTCGCTGTGGCGGGCATTCCTGCCGCCGTTGTGGCGCGGCCGTGAACGGGAGATCACCCAGCAGGCCGATGTCCTGCTGGCCAAGTTCAAGCTGGACGCCAAGCGCAGCGACTATGCCGCCTCCCTCTCCGGCGGCCAGCGGAAGCTGCTGGAAATGGCCCGGGCGCTGATGGTCAAACCAAAACTGGTCATGCTCGACGAGCCCATGGCCGGCGTGAACCCCGCGCTCACGCAGTCTCTGCTGGACCACATCAAGAACCTCAAGGCCGAGGGCATGACCGTTCTCTTCGTGGAACATGACATGCATATGGTGCGCCATATTGCCGACTGGGTCATCGTCATGGCTGAAGGAAAAGTGGTTGCCGAGGGTCCGCCGGATGTGGTCATGAAGGACCAGGCCGTTATCGACGCTTATCTGGGGGCACACCATGACGTGGACCTGGGTGATTCCGAGGGCTTTGAAAAGCTGGAAGCCGAACTGGAGCATGACCCCGAATCTTCAGTGGGAACCGAGCCTGACGGCGTTGTCGGCAGGCGTATTGATGAACGGAAGGGACAGGCATGA
- a CDS encoding branched-chain amino acid ABC transporter permease: protein MDFANIFLGALNEIISPTTAAYALAALGLAVHFGYTGLLNFGQAGFMAVGAYGFAVPILSFNAPLPVAVLIALAASAVFAVILGIPTLRLRADYLAIVTIAAAEIIRYIVTTNSMTAVTGSANGLSAFTGDFYALNPIPPGSYNLGPFGMNERDVWVRIVAWTLVIIACLLVWMLIRSPWGRVVKGIREDENAVRALGKNVYAYKMQALILGGLLGSIAGIVFTLPRDAVQPANYGTELTFYLYTALLLGGMSTVLGPVIGAMLFWVLLSLTQGLLYGAIEAGYITFIDTSQAGQVRYILVGVALMLLMIFRPQGILGNKKELAFA, encoded by the coding sequence ATGGACTTTGCAAATATTTTTCTGGGGGCTCTCAACGAGATCATCAGCCCCACGACGGCCGCCTACGCACTGGCAGCCCTCGGTCTCGCGGTGCATTTCGGTTACACGGGGCTGCTGAACTTCGGGCAGGCCGGTTTCATGGCCGTCGGGGCCTACGGTTTCGCCGTTCCCATCCTGTCTTTCAACGCCCCGCTGCCGGTTGCGGTGCTGATCGCGCTGGCGGCATCCGCCGTCTTTGCCGTCATCCTGGGCATACCCACCCTGCGCCTGCGGGCCGATTATCTGGCCATCGTGACGATCGCGGCCGCGGAAATCATCCGTTACATCGTCACCACCAACAGCATGACGGCGGTCACCGGGTCAGCCAACGGACTGTCCGCCTTCACCGGAGACTTCTATGCCCTGAACCCCATTCCCCCGGGAAGCTACAACCTGGGACCGTTCGGCATGAATGAACGCGATGTGTGGGTTCGCATCGTCGCCTGGACCCTGGTCATCATTGCCTGCCTGCTGGTGTGGATGCTGATCCGCAGCCCGTGGGGCCGGGTGGTGAAAGGCATCCGCGAGGATGAGAACGCCGTCCGGGCCCTGGGCAAGAACGTCTATGCCTACAAGATGCAGGCCCTGATCCTCGGCGGCCTGCTGGGCTCCATCGCAGGCATCGTCTTCACCCTCCCCCGCGATGCGGTACAACCGGCAAACTACGGCACCGAGCTGACCTTCTACCTCTATACCGCTCTGTTGCTGGGCGGCATGTCCACAGTACTGGGCCCCGTGATCGGCGCCATGCTCTTCTGGGTCCTGCTGTCCCTGACCCAGGGTCTCCTCTACGGAGCCATTGAAGCCGGCTACATCACGTTCATTGACACTTCCCAGGCAGGGCAGGTTCGCTACATCCTTGTGGGTGTGGCACTGATGCTGCTGATGATCTTCAGGCCCCAGGGCATCCTGGGCAATAAGAAGGAGCTGGCGTTCGCATGA